One genomic window of Salvelinus alpinus chromosome 17, SLU_Salpinus.1, whole genome shotgun sequence includes the following:
- the LOC139542682 gene encoding rho-related GTP-binding protein RhoA-C isoform X4, protein MAAIRKKLVIVGDGACGKTCLLIVFSKDQFPEVYVPTVFENYVADIEVDSKQVELALWDTAGQEDYDRLRPLSYPDTDVILMCFSIDSPDSLENIPEKWTPEVKHFCPNVPIILVGNKKDLRNDEHTRRELAKMKQEPVKPEEGRDMANRINAFGYLECSAKTKDGVREVFEMATRAALQAKKRGKKNACLLL, encoded by the exons ATGGCTGCGATCCGTAAGAAGCTGGTGATCGTGGGAGATGGTGCTTGTGGGAAGACCTGTCTGTTGATAGTCTTCAGTAAAGACCAGTTCCCTGAGGTCTACGTACCTACAGTGTTTGAGAACTATGTGGCAGATATTGAGGTGGACAGTAAGCAG GTGGAACTGGCCCTCTGGGACACAGCCGGACAGGAGGACTACGACAGACTAAGGCCTCTCTCCTACCCTGACACTGACGTCATTCTCATGTGCTTTTCCATAGATAGTCCTGACAGCTTGG AGAATATCCCAGAGAAGTGGACCCCTGAAGTAAAGCACTTCTGTCCAAATGTGCCCATCATTCTTGTGGGTAATAAGAAGGACTTGCGGAATGACGAGCACACACGTCGGGAGTTAGCAAAAATGAAGCAG GAACCAGTGAAGCCAGAGGAGGGCCGGGACATGGCTAACCGCATCAACGCGTTTGGCTACTTGGAGTGCTCAGCCAAGACGAAAGACGGTGTGAGGGAGGTGTTTGAGATGGCCACCAGAGCGGCGCTGCAGGCCAAGAAACGTGGCAAGAAGAATGCCTGTCTCCTGCTATAG